The following are from one region of the Takifugu rubripes chromosome 12, fTakRub1.2, whole genome shotgun sequence genome:
- the sp4 gene encoding transcription factor Sp4 isoform X1: MSDSKKESSGSEGGKASKRGKSSGSQDSSQPSPLALLAATCSKIGGQGGAEVAQAGAQPIQVQAGQIQLQAGQLQGQIVVDTAGGQALVPQQLELVPAQFTGNGWQIITTAPTMAKETSNQPVAVTVATTLANDSSPGGRKVKEVKPVGGTNSSPATQQQFQIIQVQNLPSAGSGVQYQVIPHLQTADGQQIHISPAQTAPIGALPEQVQLIQTQSPSQTQAILQPANQQAILTSSANQTVPLQIRPAQSFPLQLQTLQGSQAPVMTTVPINIGGMTLALPVINNVGGAGAVQLIQAADGTLSVANGNQLVTTAVPGPAPGTASSGSTAVADGDSASDGTQMVSVGTEGAQADAQVQSSEADSQTQNQANGLQSQTDATGTVQQVIVGQVGHQFVQQIQLQPQAQSPGQVQGQQQPQHIQTLQLAPGQTLQPIQAFQNPAQVLIRTPTLSPSGQLTWQTLQLPSSVSLQSGLGAAVPQQLTLAPVAGGTPMGGGGLVSLSGAPLTLSAAQINPGSGVQTVSIAGLGAAGVQVQGVPLTITGIQGQPQGQDGVKVQSSPVTVAVGNVASGSSMSPEQLGSVQSSSEQDGPPNKRLRRVACSCPNCRDGEGRNSGDPTKKKQHICHMEGCGKVYGKTSHLRAHLRWHTGERPFVCNWIFCGKRFTRSDELQRHRRTHTGEKRFECPECSKRFMRSDHLSKHIKTHQNKKGGAALAIITTEDMEEDAPEGLGTSPHIVAVATLSRDSDPATPTTSNHLEEEEEDDEEFE; the protein is encoded by the exons ATGAGTG ACTCGAAGAAGGAGTCATCTGGTTCTGAAGGAGGGAAAGCATCAAAAAGGGGGAAGAGTTCTGGATCGCAG gattcCTCTCAGCCCTCTCCCTTGGCTTTACTAGCAGCCACCTGCAGTAAGATCGGAGGCCAGGGGGGAGCTGAAGTGGCCCAGGCCGGGGCCCAACCAATCCAGGTCCAGGCTGGTCAGATCCAGCTGCAGGCAGGTCAGCTCCAGGGTCAAATAGTGGTGGACACAGCCGGAGGTCAGGCCCTGGTGCCCCAGCAGCTGGAACTGGTCCCTGCCCAGTTCACAGGAAACGGCTGGCAGATCATTACAACGGCACCGACCATGGCGAAGGAGACCAGCAACCAGCCTGTCGCTGTGACGGTGGCGACCACCCTGGCCAACGACAGCTCACCTGGTGGACGGAAGGTGAAAGAG GTGAAACCAGTAGGAGGGACTAACAGCagtccagccactcaacaacagTTCCAGATTATCCAGGTCCAAAACCTTCCCAGTGCTGGGAGTGGCGTGCAGTACCAGGTCATCCCTCACCTACAGACAGCAGATGGACAGCAGATCCATATCAGCCCAGCTCAGACAGCCCCCATCGGTGCTCTACCAGaacaggtccagctcatccagaccCAGAGTCCAAGCCAGACACAAGCAATTCTCCAGCCGGCCAACCAACAGGCCATCTTGACAAGTTCAGCCAATCAGACAGTTCCGCTGCAGATCCGCCCTGCACAGTCATtcccgctgcagctgcagactcTGCAGGGCTCCCAGGCTCCTGTTATGACCACTGTACCCATAAACATCGGTGGTATGACCCTGGCTTTGCCCGTGATAAATAATGTTGGAGGTGCTGGAGCTGTGCAGCTTATCCAGGCTGCAGATGGTACATTGTCTGTTGCCAATGGGAACCAGCTGGTGACGACAGCAGTGCCCGGACCAGCTCCGGGTACGGCATCAAGTGGTTCAACAGCGGTCGCCGACGGTGACAGCGCATCCGATGGGACGCAAATGGTTTCTGTCGGGACAGAAGGCGCGCAAGCTGACGCCCAAGTGCAGAGCAGTGAGGCAGACTCTCAAACCCAGAACCAGGCAAATGGTTTGCAGAGCCAGACAGATGCTACAGGAACCGTCCAGCAGGTGATCGTTGGTCAGGTGGGACACCAGTTTGTACAGCAgatccagctgcagccacaggctCAGAGTCCAGGTCAAGTCCAGGGCCAGCAGCAACCGCAGCACATTCAGACCCTTCAGCTGGCTCCCGGGCAAACCTTACAGCCCATCCAAGCATTCCAGAATCCAGCCCAGGTCCTTATTCGCACACCAACCCTGTCTCCGTCTGGACAACTCACCTGGCAAACGCTACAGCTTCCGAGCAGCGTGTCTTTGCAGAGTGGCCTCGGAGCGGCCGTCCCTCAGCAGCTTACGCTGGCCCCGGTGGCCGGCGGGACACCCATGGGCGGTGGAGGGCTGGTCTCCCTGAGTGGGGCTCCTCTGACACTGAGTGCTGCTCAGATCAACCCAGGGTCTGGGGTACAGACGGTCAGCATCGCTGGcctgggtgctgctggagttcagGTGCAGGGTGTTCCTCTCACGATAACTGGTATACAGG GTCAGCCACAGGGTCAGGATGGGGTCAAAGTTCAGTCGTCTCCTGTGACGGTGGCGGTGGGCAACGTGGCGTCAGGCTCCTCGATGAGCCCGGAACAGCTCGGCTCTGTACAGAGCTCTTCAGAGCAGGATGGCCCACCCAACAAAAGACTGCGCCGCGTCGCCTGCTCCTGTCCCAACTGCAGGGACGGCGAGGGAAG GAACAGCGGAGATCCCACAAAGAAGAAACAGCACATCTGCCACATGGAGGGCTGCGGGAAGGTGTACGGCAAGACGTCCCATCTGAGGGCGCACCTGCGCTGGCACACCGGCGAGAGGCCGTTCGTCTGCAACTGGATCTTCTGCGGCAAGAGGTTCACCAGGAGTGACGAGCTGCAGAGACACCgaagaacacacacag GAGAAAAGCGCTTCGAGTGTCCGGAGTGCTCAAAGCGCTTCATGCGCAGCGACCACCTCTCCAAGCACATCAAGACCCACCAGAACAAGAAGGGTGGAGCTGCGTTGGCAATCATCACCACTGAAGACATGGAGGAAGACGCTCCCGAAGGCCTGGGCACGTCCCCTCACATTGTCGCCGTGGCGACTCTCTCGCGTGACTCTGACCCTGCTACGCCCACCACCTCTAATcacctggaggaagaggaggaggacgacgaggaGTTTGAGTAG
- the sp4 gene encoding transcription factor Sp4 isoform X2, which yields MSDSKKESSGSEGGKASKRGKSSGSQDSSQPSPLALLAATCSKIGGQGGAEVAQAGAQPIQVQAGQIQLQAGQLQGQIVVDTAGGQALVPQQLELVPAQFTGNGWQIITTAPTMAKETSNQPVAVTVATTLANDSSPGGRKVKPVGGTNSSPATQQQFQIIQVQNLPSAGSGVQYQVIPHLQTADGQQIHISPAQTAPIGALPEQVQLIQTQSPSQTQAILQPANQQAILTSSANQTVPLQIRPAQSFPLQLQTLQGSQAPVMTTVPINIGGMTLALPVINNVGGAGAVQLIQAADGTLSVANGNQLVTTAVPGPAPGTASSGSTAVADGDSASDGTQMVSVGTEGAQADAQVQSSEADSQTQNQANGLQSQTDATGTVQQVIVGQVGHQFVQQIQLQPQAQSPGQVQGQQQPQHIQTLQLAPGQTLQPIQAFQNPAQVLIRTPTLSPSGQLTWQTLQLPSSVSLQSGLGAAVPQQLTLAPVAGGTPMGGGGLVSLSGAPLTLSAAQINPGSGVQTVSIAGLGAAGVQVQGVPLTITGIQGQPQGQDGVKVQSSPVTVAVGNVASGSSMSPEQLGSVQSSSEQDGPPNKRLRRVACSCPNCRDGEGRNSGDPTKKKQHICHMEGCGKVYGKTSHLRAHLRWHTGERPFVCNWIFCGKRFTRSDELQRHRRTHTGEKRFECPECSKRFMRSDHLSKHIKTHQNKKGGAALAIITTEDMEEDAPEGLGTSPHIVAVATLSRDSDPATPTTSNHLEEEEEDDEEFE from the exons ATGAGTG ACTCGAAGAAGGAGTCATCTGGTTCTGAAGGAGGGAAAGCATCAAAAAGGGGGAAGAGTTCTGGATCGCAG gattcCTCTCAGCCCTCTCCCTTGGCTTTACTAGCAGCCACCTGCAGTAAGATCGGAGGCCAGGGGGGAGCTGAAGTGGCCCAGGCCGGGGCCCAACCAATCCAGGTCCAGGCTGGTCAGATCCAGCTGCAGGCAGGTCAGCTCCAGGGTCAAATAGTGGTGGACACAGCCGGAGGTCAGGCCCTGGTGCCCCAGCAGCTGGAACTGGTCCCTGCCCAGTTCACAGGAAACGGCTGGCAGATCATTACAACGGCACCGACCATGGCGAAGGAGACCAGCAACCAGCCTGTCGCTGTGACGGTGGCGACCACCCTGGCCAACGACAGCTCACCTGGTGGACGGAAG GTGAAACCAGTAGGAGGGACTAACAGCagtccagccactcaacaacagTTCCAGATTATCCAGGTCCAAAACCTTCCCAGTGCTGGGAGTGGCGTGCAGTACCAGGTCATCCCTCACCTACAGACAGCAGATGGACAGCAGATCCATATCAGCCCAGCTCAGACAGCCCCCATCGGTGCTCTACCAGaacaggtccagctcatccagaccCAGAGTCCAAGCCAGACACAAGCAATTCTCCAGCCGGCCAACCAACAGGCCATCTTGACAAGTTCAGCCAATCAGACAGTTCCGCTGCAGATCCGCCCTGCACAGTCATtcccgctgcagctgcagactcTGCAGGGCTCCCAGGCTCCTGTTATGACCACTGTACCCATAAACATCGGTGGTATGACCCTGGCTTTGCCCGTGATAAATAATGTTGGAGGTGCTGGAGCTGTGCAGCTTATCCAGGCTGCAGATGGTACATTGTCTGTTGCCAATGGGAACCAGCTGGTGACGACAGCAGTGCCCGGACCAGCTCCGGGTACGGCATCAAGTGGTTCAACAGCGGTCGCCGACGGTGACAGCGCATCCGATGGGACGCAAATGGTTTCTGTCGGGACAGAAGGCGCGCAAGCTGACGCCCAAGTGCAGAGCAGTGAGGCAGACTCTCAAACCCAGAACCAGGCAAATGGTTTGCAGAGCCAGACAGATGCTACAGGAACCGTCCAGCAGGTGATCGTTGGTCAGGTGGGACACCAGTTTGTACAGCAgatccagctgcagccacaggctCAGAGTCCAGGTCAAGTCCAGGGCCAGCAGCAACCGCAGCACATTCAGACCCTTCAGCTGGCTCCCGGGCAAACCTTACAGCCCATCCAAGCATTCCAGAATCCAGCCCAGGTCCTTATTCGCACACCAACCCTGTCTCCGTCTGGACAACTCACCTGGCAAACGCTACAGCTTCCGAGCAGCGTGTCTTTGCAGAGTGGCCTCGGAGCGGCCGTCCCTCAGCAGCTTACGCTGGCCCCGGTGGCCGGCGGGACACCCATGGGCGGTGGAGGGCTGGTCTCCCTGAGTGGGGCTCCTCTGACACTGAGTGCTGCTCAGATCAACCCAGGGTCTGGGGTACAGACGGTCAGCATCGCTGGcctgggtgctgctggagttcagGTGCAGGGTGTTCCTCTCACGATAACTGGTATACAGG GTCAGCCACAGGGTCAGGATGGGGTCAAAGTTCAGTCGTCTCCTGTGACGGTGGCGGTGGGCAACGTGGCGTCAGGCTCCTCGATGAGCCCGGAACAGCTCGGCTCTGTACAGAGCTCTTCAGAGCAGGATGGCCCACCCAACAAAAGACTGCGCCGCGTCGCCTGCTCCTGTCCCAACTGCAGGGACGGCGAGGGAAG GAACAGCGGAGATCCCACAAAGAAGAAACAGCACATCTGCCACATGGAGGGCTGCGGGAAGGTGTACGGCAAGACGTCCCATCTGAGGGCGCACCTGCGCTGGCACACCGGCGAGAGGCCGTTCGTCTGCAACTGGATCTTCTGCGGCAAGAGGTTCACCAGGAGTGACGAGCTGCAGAGACACCgaagaacacacacag GAGAAAAGCGCTTCGAGTGTCCGGAGTGCTCAAAGCGCTTCATGCGCAGCGACCACCTCTCCAAGCACATCAAGACCCACCAGAACAAGAAGGGTGGAGCTGCGTTGGCAATCATCACCACTGAAGACATGGAGGAAGACGCTCCCGAAGGCCTGGGCACGTCCCCTCACATTGTCGCCGTGGCGACTCTCTCGCGTGACTCTGACCCTGCTACGCCCACCACCTCTAATcacctggaggaagaggaggaggacgacgaggaGTTTGAGTAG
- the cdca7b gene encoding cell division cycle-associated 7-like protein — translation MYLRSKAPCFKSKFITAEIELLFSQSDSEEEFEGFSDVEEEDDKGYLDEKQQTLDSEKDSDVDTGFYSDDEEASPSKRRSLLVALKFPVKRLSAAKQEPPEKEVAEAVQETPPRRGRGRRRMKETQLEGKKEEEEISEEGLTQSLQKRDQNIQENKAMLAKLFADLSTITDLLRFSTPQKKSEKGTPRKRKFESEVGSERRNPSRKARPRDNFAVEEKSEPRPCKTPKNVDVETLLKVDKLVQRKRRSQSVRKSQFDVRSVDEITEDDLENIAYRSKDKIWDKEKGSSCHQCRQKTLDTKTICRSGFCVGAKGQFCGPCLKNRYGEDVRTVLLDPNWSCPLCRAVCNCSLCRKKEGRCATGNLVGLARFNGHNSVHTYLESLQMELQ, via the exons ATGTACCTCCGGTCTAAG GCTCCGTGTTTCAAATCCAAGTTCATCACGGCAGAGATAGAGCTGCTGTTCAGCCAGTCAGACAGTGAGGAAGAGTTTGAAGGTTTCAGTGATGTCGAGGAAGAAGACGACAAAGGGTATTTGGATGAAAAGCAACAG ACGCTGGACTCGGAGAAGGACAGTGATGTGGACACGGGATTCTACTCCGATGATGAGGAGGCTTCTCCATCGAAGAGGAGGAGCCTTTTAGTTGccctcaa GTTTCCTGTCAAAAGACTGTCTGCTGCCAAACAGGAACCACCAGAGAAAGAAGTGGCAGAAGCGGTCCAAGAGACCCCTCCCCGGAGAGGCAGGGGGAGACGGAGGATGAAGGAAACGCAGCTGGAAGgcaaaaaggaggaagaagagatcaGTGAGGAAGGCCTAACTCAGAGCCTTCAGAAGCGAGACCAGAACATCCAGGAGAACAAGGCCATG TTGGCCAAGCTCTTTGCAGATCTGAGCACCATCACGGACCTGCTGAGGTTCTCCACCCCTCAG aagaagagcgaGAAGGGCACGCCTCGGAAACGAAAGTTTGAATCCGAGGTGGGTTCAGAACGGAGGAACCCGTCCCGTAAAGCCCGACCTCGAGACAACTTTGCAGTGGAGGAAAAGAGCGAGCCGCGCCCTTGCAAAACCCCCAAGAATGTAGATGTTGAGACTTTGCTCAAG GTGGACAAACTggtgcagaggaagaggaggagccagagtgTCAGGAAGAGCCAGTTTGACGTGAGGTCAGTCGATGAGATTACAGAAGACGACCTGGAAAACATAGCGTACCGCAGCAAAGACAAGATCTGGGACAAGGAGAAG GGCAGCTCGTGTCACCAGTGCAGACAGAAGACTCTGGACACTAAGACCATCTGCCGCAGTGGGTTCTGTGTTGGGGCCAAAGGTCAGTTCTGCGGGCCGTGTCTGAAGAACCGCTACGGGGAGGATGTTCGCACTGTGCTGCTCGACCCG AACTGGTCGTGTCCCCTCTGCCGTGCTGTGTGCAACTGCAGTTTGTGTCGCAAGAAGGAGGGCCGCTGCGCTACGGGGAACCTGGTGGGGTTGGCCCGCTTCAACGGACACAACAGCGTCCACACTTACCTGGAGAG CCTTCAAATGGAGTTGCAGTAA
- the rapgef5a gene encoding rap guanine nucleotide exchange factor 5 codes for MEDSEPAEDGLLAGLRWNRSARDQVQLKHKIRDLPGLLKHGLHLRKKSQSPDTIPGPSAGPTVHKSCSQSFPCAGRSVRNAFLSHGPYPAKDKIHLARIIRRSYVGVELVQWLCEQCVYVRCRTTAVRVWQVLLELGVLLSVDQRVIFSDSNTYYQFSFEECDSPSCEFRSNEGEWPEAVRLLLQLAPYVQFRSGGGANSPSEEDSEGNRDICSEMLQMKALERLTSTVQSELAAALARKTRKALSEQDSETMETSQQEPRTPSEESSPLSGVCALRGGGGGGGGGIGTCNREELTSRLGLETVQRLAKDGCRLLQNHNHRLSDKNQAEALGRVCLKERGRDVLVLQRVKSSVTSPSDRPSPTSSGGGSREDDCDKRYVVVSGTPLKILEHLLSDLRLDDQRGAPESRESEMLLDDFLLTYLVFMTTHDLCQALLGHYSSTRCRGQEEGKDALFRKRKVLQLVSHWSRLYKDFLKEEEHVRSFMKTLYRCVLEDLCEFPTLEKDLKEFQKLLRRRHTVDDCPPNQKGKQMYQQLSLKENCVSLRSPAADTREVICCVYVSADSYLSVHTHPSLEAHELLRIVSLKLDRAEEEMVLAVMSNTGERRLLQPSDCVYSESLTPQGKLVACRRDVTEILPPLSDSTELSRRPVRLLGINTWDVAAALTHLDWTLFKSIHEQELAYYTLSHPPGAGHTAALSVLLQRCNEVQQWVMSEVLMCVSLNKRVQLLKKFIKIAAHCKAQRNLNSAFAIIMGLNTAAVSRLNQTWEKCPGKFKKLFSELELITDPSLNHKAYREAFKKMKPPKIPFMPLLLKDITFIHEGNKTFHDNLVNFEKLHMIADAVRMIRHCQSDQPGNEVIGVDSAEVRGSVQYLHIIDNQQTLFELSHKLEPRA; via the exons ATGGAGGACTCCGAGCCCGCAGAGGACGGCTTGCTCGCGGGCTTGCGTTGGAACCGGAGTGCGCGAGACCAGGTTCAGTTGAAACACAAAATCCGGGATCTGCCGGGACTACTCAAACACGGGCTGCACCTGCGGAAGAAGAGC CAGTCACCAGACACCATTCCCGGACCCAGCGCCGGGCCCACTGTGCACAAG tCTTGTTCTCAGAGTTTTCCCTGTGCTGGCCGCTCCGTGAGAAATGCCTTCCTCTCTCATGGTCCATACCCAGCCAAAGACAAGATACACCTGGCCAGAATCATACG GCGAAGCTATGTGggtgtggagctggtgcagTGGCTCTGTGAGCAGTGCGTCTACGTGCGCTGCCGGACCACCGCCGTGCGTGTCTGGCaagtgctgctggagctgggagTCCTGCTGTCTG TGGACCAGCGAGTCATCTTCTCTGACTCCAACACTTACTACCAGTTCAGCTTCGAGGAGTGCGACTCCCCCTCCTGTGAGTTTCGATCCAACGAAGGGGAGTGGCCAGAGGCTGtgaggctcctcctccagctcgctCCATATGTCCAGTTTCGCTCCGGAGGCGGGGCCAACAGCCC gtcagaagaagactCTGAGGGCAACAGAGACATCTGCAGCGAGATGCTCCAGATGAAAGCTCTGGAGAGGCTCACTTCTACG GTACAAAGTGAGTTGGCGGCAGCTCTCGCCAGAAAGACGCGCAAAGCTT taTCGGAGCAGGACTCTGAAACGATGGAGACTAGCCAACAAGAGCCTCGCACACCCAGTGAGGAAAGCAGCCCG CTGAGCGGGGTCTGCGCATTGcgaggtggcggcggcggcggaggaggaggaataggCACGTGCAACCGTGAGGAGCTGACCAGTCGACTGGGGCTGGAGACTGTTCAACGTTTGGCCAAGGATGGCTGCAGACTCCTGCAGAACCACAACCACCGACTGTCTGACAAGAACCAGGCG GAGGCTTTGGGCAGAGTCTGTCTGAAGGAGAGAGGACGGGATGTGCTGGTGTTGCAGAGGGTCAAGTCTTCGGTGACATCGCCATCAGATAGGCCGTCACCCACGTCGTCCGGGGGAGGGTCCAGAGAAGATGATTGTGACAAAAG GTACGTCGTGGTGTCCGGGACGCCGCTGAAGATCTTGGAGCATCTGCTGAGTGACCTGCGCTTGGATGACCAAAGAGGGGcaccagagagcagagagagtg AAATGCTGCTGGACGACTTCCTGTTGACATACTTGGTGTTCATGACGACGCATGACCTCTGTCAGGCTTTACTGGGGCA CTACAGCAGCACTCGCTGCAGGGGCCAAGAGGAGGGCAAAGACGCCCTCTTCAGGAAGCGAAAGGTACTCCAGCTCGTCTCCCACTGGAGCAGGCTCTATAAGGACTTCTTGAAGGAAGAGGAGCACGTCAGGAGCTTTATGAAG acaCTTTATAGATGCGTATTAGAAGATCTTTGTGAGTTCCCCACACTGGAGAAAGATCTAAAGGAGTTCCAGAAACTTCTGCGCCGTAGACA CACTGTGGATGATTGTCCTCCGAACCAAAAG GGTAAGCAAATGTACCAGCAGTTGAGCTTAAAGGAAAACTGTGTGTCGCTGCGGAGTCCAGCGGCTGATACCAGAGAGG TTATCTGTTGCGTGTATGTGAGCGCCGACTCCTACCTGAGTgtccacacacacccctccttgGAGGCCCACGAGTTGCTGAGGATTGTGAGCCTGAAACTGgacagagcagaagaggagatggTGCTTGCTGTGATGTCAAATACTGGAG AACGGCGATTGCTGCAGCCCAGTGACTGTGTGTACTCAGAGTCCCTGACCCCACAGGGAAAGCTTGTGGCCTGTCGCAGGGATGTCACTGAGATCTTG CCTCCTTTATCAGACAGCACTGAGCTAAGCAGGAGGCCTGTACGACTCCTGGGTATCAACACCTGGGACGTGGCAGCTGCTCTCACACACCTGGACTGGACGCTCTTCAAATCCATCCATGAG CAGGAACTGGCGTACTATACACTCAGCCATCCTCCTGGCGCGGGTCACACAGCAGcgctctctgtcctcctccagcgcTGCAATGAGGTCCAACAGTGGGTCATGTCTGAGGTGCTCATGTGCGTATCGCTCAACAAGAGAGTGCAGCTGCTCAAGAAGTTCATCAAGATCGCTGCTCA TTGTAAAGCTCAGAGAAATTTGAACTCTGCATTCGCCATCATCATGGGTCTCAACACGGCGGCTGTCAGCCGACTCAACCAGACCtgggag AAATGTCCAGGGAAGTTCAAGAAGCTTTTCTCGGAGCTGGAGCTCATTACG GATCCCTCTCTGAACCACAAAGCCTATAGGGAAGCCTTCAAGAAAATGAAACCTCCCAAGATTCCTTTCATGCCCCTTCTCCTGAAAG aTATCACCTTCATCCATGAAGGGAACAAGACCTTCCATGATAACCTGGTCAACTTTGAGAAGTTG CATATGATTGCAGATGCCGTGAGAATGATTCGCCACTGCCAAAGTGACCAGCCAG GCAATGAGGTGATCGGGGTCGACAGTGCAGAGGTGAGGGGGAGCGTTCAATACCTGCACATTATTGACAATCAGCAGACGCTTTTCGAACTGTCGCACAAACTGGAGCCGCGCGCATGA